The Haloferax sp. Atlit-12N genome window below encodes:
- a CDS encoding AarF/ABC1/UbiB kinase family protein: protein MVTLVNLRAYWRFLVVLYQFFPLIVAYTRDKRKYLLFGGGRRVTTEMRVKRADVLLESLLTLGPTFIKLGQLLSTRPDILPPEYIEVLGSLQDDVPPAPWDESKAVLEAELGPVGEAFDSFDTEPISGASLGQVYVAEYEGEKVAVKVRRPGIEDLVEADLRVIRWSMPLLMRFIGEGRAFSLENLADEFAKTIREEMDYDEEAETLVEIQENFADDDTLVIPEPIPERSDDRVLTMEYLPGTKINNIDALDDLGVDRTELATNLQRIYLQMIVEDGVFHADPHPGNLSVTDDGRIIFYDFGMHGEVDPFIQDKIVEFYIAVANQDVDGILDTLIEMGTLSPNVDRQVMGDVMELAIADARGDDIEQYRVNQILEQVESTIYEFPLRLPRNLALVLRVAGVVEGVCVTLDPEFDFISVATDYLTEEGYREESVQKIIEGVGQQGQKTAQSLFRVPPKLERVLDRADRDNLTLNVRLEDNRGILDKLAKRLIYGIFLSFGFVSTVIIYALNPENLVAVGAAGAPTGVVALLLWRSFRSRKGIRATPQFTRQNLKERRRE, encoded by the coding sequence GTGGTCACGCTGGTCAACCTCCGCGCCTATTGGCGGTTCCTCGTCGTCCTGTACCAGTTCTTCCCGCTTATCGTCGCGTACACCCGTGACAAGCGGAAATACCTCCTGTTCGGCGGGGGGCGACGCGTCACGACCGAGATGCGCGTCAAGCGCGCCGACGTCCTCTTGGAGTCGCTACTGACGCTCGGGCCGACGTTCATCAAGCTCGGACAACTGCTGTCGACGCGCCCCGACATCCTCCCCCCGGAGTACATCGAGGTGCTCGGAAGCCTTCAGGACGACGTGCCGCCCGCGCCGTGGGACGAGTCGAAGGCTGTCCTCGAAGCGGAACTCGGTCCCGTCGGCGAGGCGTTCGACTCGTTCGACACCGAGCCGATAAGCGGCGCGAGCCTCGGACAGGTGTACGTCGCCGAGTACGAAGGCGAGAAAGTGGCCGTCAAGGTCCGCCGGCCCGGTATCGAGGACCTCGTCGAGGCCGACCTCCGGGTGATTCGGTGGTCCATGCCGCTGCTCATGCGGTTTATCGGCGAGGGACGGGCGTTCTCGCTGGAGAACCTCGCCGACGAGTTCGCCAAGACCATCCGCGAGGAGATGGACTACGACGAGGAGGCCGAGACGCTCGTCGAGATTCAGGAGAACTTCGCGGACGACGACACGCTCGTCATCCCCGAACCGATTCCTGAACGCTCCGACGACCGGGTGCTCACGATGGAGTACCTCCCCGGGACGAAGATAAACAACATCGACGCGTTGGACGACCTCGGCGTCGACCGGACCGAACTGGCGACGAACCTCCAGCGAATCTATCTCCAGATGATCGTCGAGGACGGCGTCTTCCACGCCGACCCTCACCCGGGGAACCTCTCCGTGACCGACGACGGCCGCATCATCTTCTACGACTTCGGGATGCACGGCGAGGTCGACCCGTTCATCCAGGACAAAATCGTGGAGTTCTACATCGCCGTCGCCAACCAAGACGTCGACGGCATCCTCGACACGCTCATCGAGATGGGGACGCTCAGCCCGAACGTCGACCGGCAGGTGATGGGCGACGTGATGGAACTGGCCATCGCCGACGCCCGCGGTGACGACATCGAGCAGTACCGCGTCAACCAGATCCTCGAACAGGTCGAATCGACCATCTACGAGTTCCCGCTTCGGCTCCCGCGGAACCTCGCGCTCGTGCTCCGGGTCGCCGGCGTCGTCGAGGGCGTCTGCGTCACGCTGGACCCCGAGTTCGACTTCATCTCGGTGGCGACCGACTACCTGACCGAGGAGGGCTACCGGGAAGAGAGCGTCCAGAAAATCATCGAGGGCGTCGGCCAGCAGGGCCAAAAGACCGCCCAGTCGCTGTTCCGCGTGCCGCCCAAACTCGAACGCGTCCTCGACCGGGCGGACCGCGACAACCTGACGCTCAACGTTCGGCTGGAGGACAACCGCGGCATCCTCGACAAACTGGCCAAGCGGCTCATCTACGGCATCTTCCTGTCGTTCGGCTTCGTCTCGACGGTCATCATCTACGCGTTGAACCCGGAGAACCTCGTCGCGGTCGGCGCGGCGGGCGCGCCGACGGGCGTCGTCGCCCTGCTCCTCTGGCGGTCGTTCCGCTCGCGGAAGGGGATCCGGGCGACGCCGCAGTTCACCCGGCAGAACCTCAAAGAGCGCCGCAGAGAGTAA
- a CDS encoding DUF5518 domain-containing protein: MTEWRPVFVGVCLAACTESLVYAMTGQFTLVGGVTGSALAGYVVGTDPADGGWHGLMAGVVWGCLLMPVSVLLTFLERTPILFPFQYLIPMFETAGELTTAIMLALALPNVASGALGSLARRDAAGTWFDPEMAEVDAVEDA, encoded by the coding sequence ATGACGGAGTGGCGACCGGTGTTCGTGGGGGTGTGTCTCGCCGCATGCACCGAATCGCTCGTCTACGCGATGACGGGCCAGTTCACCCTCGTCGGCGGGGTCACAGGGAGCGCGCTCGCCGGATACGTCGTCGGCACCGACCCAGCCGACGGCGGGTGGCACGGCCTCATGGCCGGCGTCGTCTGGGGCTGTCTGCTCATGCCGGTCTCGGTGCTTCTCACCTTCCTCGAACGGACGCCGATTCTCTTTCCGTTCCAGTACCTCATCCCGATGTTCGAGACGGCAGGCGAACTGACGACCGCCATCATGCTGGCGCTCGCGCTCCCGAACGTCGCATCCGGGGCGCTCGGGAGCCTCGCCAGACGGGACGCGGCGGGGACGTGGTTCGACCCGGAGATGGCCGAGGTCGACGCGGTCGAAGACGCGTGA
- a CDS encoding translation initiation factor IF-5A, with amino-acid sequence MAKEQKQVRELQEGSYVMMEEKPCKINAYSTAKPGKHGSAKARVEARGVFDSKKRSLSQPVDAKVWVPIIERKQGQVVSVTGEDAQIMDLETYQTFTMRIPEEEDLNPEDEIEYLEYEGQRKIV; translated from the coding sequence ATGGCGAAAGAGCAGAAGCAGGTGCGCGAGCTCCAAGAAGGAAGCTACGTCATGATGGAAGAAAAGCCGTGCAAAATCAACGCCTACAGTACTGCCAAGCCGGGCAAGCACGGCAGCGCGAAGGCGCGCGTCGAAGCCCGCGGCGTCTTCGACAGCAAGAAGCGCTCGCTCTCCCAGCCTGTCGACGCGAAGGTGTGGGTGCCCATCATCGAGCGGAAGCAGGGTCAGGTCGTCTCCGTCACCGGTGAGGACGCCCAGATCATGGACCTCGAGACCTACCAGACGTTCACGATGCGCATCCCCGAGGAAGAAGACCTCAACCCCGAAGACGAGATCGAGTACCTCGAGTACGAAGGCCAGCGAAAGATCGTCTAA
- the speB gene encoding agmatinase has translation MFPGAIADREVADYVLLGAPLDISTSFQPGTRFGPNRIRRFAESFDDYDRRTDQFFTDLRVHDAGDVRAWDDAPEYVEWLAGSVRDAIWDDAAPIVLGGEHTVTAAGVTGVEPDVFVCLDAHLDLRREYDGNEWSHATVTRRVLDELGVDEAVILGARTGSPDEWERAEADDVTVVEPEAVPDWEPEFDDDQSVYLSVDIDAADPAFAPGTGTKEPFGLTSREMRDVVRAVAPHTDGFDVVEVNDRDDGQAASLAAKLLREFVFSHAAGRADE, from the coding sequence ATGTTCCCCGGAGCAATCGCAGACCGCGAGGTCGCCGACTACGTGCTTCTCGGCGCTCCGCTCGACATCTCGACGTCCTTCCAACCCGGAACCCGTTTCGGACCGAATCGAATCCGTCGGTTCGCCGAGTCGTTCGACGACTACGACCGGCGCACCGACCAGTTTTTCACTGACTTACGCGTCCACGACGCGGGCGACGTCCGCGCGTGGGACGACGCACCTGAGTACGTCGAATGGCTCGCCGGGAGCGTCCGCGACGCCATCTGGGACGACGCCGCCCCAATCGTCCTCGGCGGCGAGCACACCGTCACCGCCGCCGGCGTCACCGGCGTCGAACCCGACGTGTTCGTCTGTCTCGACGCCCACCTCGACCTCCGCCGCGAGTACGACGGCAACGAGTGGAGCCACGCTACCGTCACCCGCCGCGTCCTCGACGAACTCGGCGTCGACGAGGCCGTGATTCTCGGTGCGCGAACCGGCTCACCCGACGAGTGGGAGCGCGCCGAAGCCGACGACGTGACCGTGGTCGAACCCGAGGCCGTCCCCGACTGGGAGCCCGAGTTCGACGACGACCAGTCCGTCTACCTGAGCGTCGACATCGACGCCGCCGACCCGGCGTTCGCACCCGGCACGGGCACCAAAGAGCCGTTCGGGCTCACCTCCCGGGAGATGCGAGACGTGGTCCGAGCGGTCGCGCCCCATACCGACGGCTTCGACGTGGTCGAGGTCAACGACCGCGACGACGGACAGGCCGCGTCGCTGGCGGCGAAGCTCCTCCGGGAGTTCGTCTTCTCGCACGCCGCCGGGCGGGCAGACGAGTAA
- a CDS encoding Nif3-like dinuclear metal center hexameric protein produces the protein MQLSDIVARLDETLATDDFADVDASANGLQVGPEEKSVEKVAFAVDAAEATIDAALDADADLLVVHHGLVWGGLDRVTGRDFDRIEPLLRGDLALYVSHLPLDGHQELGNAAGVADHLGLADTEPFGSLGPIHIGQAGELASPKTADQVRASLDELDGSAGTTVLDFGPDELSSVAVVTGSGVDWLDEAIDRGVDALVTGEGKQKVYHEAREAGISVFLAGHYATETFGVRSLRNLADEWGLETEYVSHPTGL, from the coding sequence ATGCAGCTCTCCGACATCGTCGCCCGACTCGACGAGACGCTCGCGACCGACGACTTCGCCGACGTGGACGCCAGCGCAAACGGCCTGCAGGTCGGCCCCGAGGAGAAGTCGGTCGAGAAGGTCGCCTTCGCGGTCGACGCCGCGGAGGCGACTATCGACGCCGCACTCGACGCCGACGCGGACCTCCTCGTCGTCCACCACGGACTCGTCTGGGGCGGCCTCGACCGGGTGACCGGCCGCGACTTCGACCGCATCGAGCCGCTGCTTCGCGGCGACCTCGCGCTCTACGTCTCGCACCTCCCACTGGACGGCCATCAGGAACTCGGCAACGCCGCCGGCGTCGCGGACCATCTCGGCCTCGCGGACACCGAACCGTTCGGGTCGCTCGGACCGATTCACATCGGGCAAGCCGGGGAACTCGCGTCGCCGAAGACCGCCGACCAAGTCCGCGCGTCGCTCGACGAACTGGACGGGAGCGCGGGCACGACCGTCCTCGATTTCGGCCCCGACGAGCTTTCGTCGGTCGCGGTCGTCACCGGCTCCGGCGTCGATTGGCTGGACGAGGCTATCGACCGCGGTGTCGACGCGCTCGTCACTGGCGAGGGCAAACAGAAGGTGTACCACGAGGCGCGCGAGGCCGGAATTTCGGTGTTCCTCGCGGGCCACTACGCGACCGAGACGTTCGGAGTGCGGAGCCTGCGCAACCTCGCCGACGAGTGGGGACTGGAGACCGAGTACGTCAGTCACCCGACCGGGCTGTAG
- a CDS encoding deoxyhypusine synthase: MSDHDDDGYEMPDREEFQHDPLGHAEVRGGMTVGELVEQYGHAGIGAADVHEAADIYAEMLADDDCTVFMSLAGAMVPTGMRKVVSDLIRDGYVDALVTTGANLTHDAIEAIGGKHHHGRAHPDPSSSPSHGSREHGAEHHGEKTEREHDETLRDEEVDRIYNVYLPQEHFALFESHLRSEVFPALEEEGTVSIADLCRELGRANSEVNDREGIDEDAGVAAAAYEADVPIYCPAVQDSVLGLQAWMYSQTSSFSLDALADMTPLTDLAYDADTAGCLLVGGGVPKNFTLQTMLVTPGAYDYGVQITMDPSATGGLSGATLDEARSWGKLEKDARNTTVLGDATIMLPLLVAAARERIE, from the coding sequence ATGAGCGACCACGACGACGACGGCTACGAGATGCCGGACCGAGAGGAGTTCCAACACGACCCGCTGGGCCACGCCGAGGTCCGCGGCGGCATGACCGTCGGCGAGTTAGTCGAGCAGTACGGCCACGCGGGCATCGGCGCGGCCGACGTGCACGAGGCCGCCGACATCTACGCCGAGATGCTGGCTGACGACGACTGCACGGTGTTCATGTCGCTGGCCGGCGCGATGGTCCCGACCGGGATGCGCAAGGTCGTCTCCGACCTCATCCGCGACGGCTACGTGGACGCCCTCGTGACGACGGGCGCGAACCTCACCCACGACGCCATCGAGGCCATCGGGGGCAAGCACCATCACGGACGAGCTCATCCGGACCCGTCCAGTTCCCCCTCGCACGGCTCGCGGGAACACGGTGCTGAGCACCACGGCGAGAAGACCGAACGCGAGCACGACGAGACGCTCCGCGACGAGGAGGTCGACCGCATCTACAACGTCTATCTCCCGCAGGAGCATTTCGCGCTGTTCGAGTCGCATCTCCGAAGTGAGGTGTTTCCGGCGCTGGAAGAAGAGGGAACCGTCAGCATCGCCGACCTCTGCCGCGAACTCGGCCGCGCTAACAGCGAGGTCAACGACCGCGAGGGAATCGACGAAGACGCCGGCGTCGCCGCCGCGGCCTACGAGGCCGACGTGCCCATCTACTGCCCCGCAGTGCAGGACTCCGTCCTCGGCCTACAGGCGTGGATGTACTCGCAGACCTCGTCGTTCTCGCTGGACGCGCTGGCCGACATGACGCCGCTGACCGACCTCGCGTACGACGCGGACACGGCCGGCTGTCTCCTCGTCGGCGGCGGCGTCCCGAAGAACTTCACGCTCCAGACGATGCTCGTCACGCCCGGCGCGTACGACTACGGCGTCCAGATTACGATGGACCCGTCCGCGACCGGCGGCCTCTCGGGCGCGACGCTTGACGAGGCGCGCTCGTGGGGCAAACTGGAGAAGGACGCCCGCAACACGACGGTCCTCGGCGACGCGACTATCATGCTCCCGCTGCTCGTCGCCGCGGCGCGCGAGCGAATCGAGTAA
- a CDS encoding helix-turn-helix domain-containing protein, translating to MARKGAQGVRVCLDIWHPDCWTLQVTKETSGGLLGHGVHEIDGLANGRFTAYADTTEEVDELLAAIRASPLTESVWETDEHDGDVGVPGSAARGIVVRYELQNSINDALVSRGFIPDEPVRMQGGRERWTVLVHETRQTVHERLEEIRTERNADIDVELITAPEDGGGMFRTDALSERQREVYELARRRDYYTWPREVSAASLAAELDISKATLLEHLRKAESKLLGDY from the coding sequence ATGGCACGAAAGGGTGCACAGGGCGTTCGCGTCTGCCTCGACATCTGGCACCCGGACTGCTGGACGCTACAGGTGACGAAAGAGACGAGCGGTGGCCTGCTCGGTCACGGCGTCCACGAGATAGACGGCCTCGCAAACGGGCGTTTCACTGCCTACGCCGACACAACCGAGGAGGTCGACGAACTGCTCGCGGCCATCCGCGCGTCCCCGCTGACCGAGTCGGTATGGGAGACCGACGAACACGACGGCGACGTCGGGGTCCCGGGGAGCGCGGCCCGCGGCATCGTCGTCCGCTACGAACTCCAGAACTCCATCAACGACGCCCTCGTCTCCCGGGGGTTCATCCCCGACGAGCCGGTTCGGATGCAGGGCGGCCGCGAGCGCTGGACCGTGCTCGTCCACGAGACGCGCCAGACCGTCCACGAGCGGCTAGAAGAGATTCGAACGGAGCGAAACGCCGATATCGACGTGGAACTCATCACCGCCCCCGAAGACGGCGGCGGCATGTTCCGGACCGACGCGCTCTCCGAGCGCCAGCGTGAGGTGTACGAACTGGCCCGCCGCCGCGACTACTACACGTGGCCCCGCGAGGTGAGCGCCGCGTCGCTGGCGGCCGAATTGGACATCTCGAAGGCGACGCTCCTCGAACACCTCCGGAAAGCCGAATCGAAACTGCTCGGCGACTACTGA
- a CDS encoding APC family permease codes for MSSVDVNDGRSLSRDIGLFGAVSTVVAGTLGAGLFVTLGTASSTTGPSVILVVVLSGLLAMSIALNYGWMATIFPGAAGSYAYVSRTFDSRLPGFVVTWSKWLGYMAADAVLAIGFGSYLQVFYPSVDPTLAGFGLLTVLFLVNLVGAKSYSVSQNAIFGFLILSILVLVGPGLLNIDAANYQPFFTGGFDGFVAAAVPLFYAYIGIAVAGQMGAEVKNPSRNLPLAMAGGTAILIFLYVLTAGVIYGVVGDYTVLANSARPLSTAAEVFLGDIGTAIVGIGGLLATASSVHAVMAAGIKMPYSWAWDEVFPKKFSAVSDRFGTPHWSLLTLYVVASGLTFWSTGLSQAIAIATFSYLIAYAAVSITVLYVLYSRTDLRAEAGFSRPSLLTVTGLVGSLGAVGLLTEAYKGSLSIYVPWVAVGLVVFGVYWYRGQQKDHDVEAILGTLPGVPSDEYNPSVRGVSDD; via the coding sequence ATGTCATCGGTAGACGTGAACGACGGACGGAGCCTCTCGCGGGACATCGGACTGTTCGGCGCGGTGAGCACCGTGGTCGCGGGCACTCTCGGCGCGGGGCTGTTCGTCACCCTCGGCACGGCGAGTTCGACGACGGGACCGAGCGTCATCCTCGTGGTCGTCCTCTCGGGGCTGCTCGCGATGAGTATCGCGCTCAACTACGGCTGGATGGCGACTATCTTCCCCGGCGCGGCGGGGTCGTACGCCTACGTCTCGCGGACGTTCGACAGCCGCCTCCCCGGGTTCGTGGTGACGTGGTCGAAGTGGCTCGGCTACATGGCCGCCGACGCGGTCCTCGCCATCGGCTTCGGGAGCTACTTACAGGTGTTCTATCCCTCGGTTGACCCGACGCTGGCCGGGTTCGGGCTGCTCACGGTCCTCTTTCTGGTCAACCTCGTCGGCGCGAAGAGTTACAGCGTCTCGCAGAACGCCATCTTCGGATTCCTCATCCTGTCGATACTCGTGCTCGTCGGTCCCGGGTTGTTGAACATCGACGCCGCGAACTACCAGCCGTTCTTCACCGGCGGCTTCGACGGCTTCGTCGCCGCCGCGGTCCCGCTGTTCTACGCCTACATCGGCATCGCCGTCGCCGGGCAGATGGGCGCCGAGGTGAAGAACCCCTCGCGGAACCTCCCCCTGGCGATGGCCGGCGGGACGGCCATCCTCATCTTCCTGTACGTGCTGACCGCCGGCGTCATCTACGGCGTCGTCGGCGACTACACGGTTCTCGCGAACTCGGCGCGGCCGCTCTCGACGGCCGCGGAAGTGTTCCTCGGCGATATCGGCACCGCCATCGTCGGCATCGGCGGTCTCCTCGCCACCGCGTCGTCGGTCCACGCGGTCATGGCCGCGGGCATCAAGATGCCCTACTCGTGGGCGTGGGACGAGGTGTTTCCCAAGAAATTCTCGGCGGTCTCCGACCGTTTCGGGACGCCCCACTGGTCGCTGCTGACGCTCTACGTCGTCGCCTCCGGGCTCACCTTCTGGAGCACCGGCCTCAGCCAGGCCATCGCCATCGCGACGTTCAGCTACCTCATCGCCTACGCCGCGGTGTCCATAACGGTGCTGTACGTGCTCTACAGCCGCACCGACCTCCGCGCGGAGGCGGGCTTTTCGCGCCCGTCGCTCCTCACGGTGACGGGACTCGTCGGCTCGCTCGGCGCGGTCGGCCTCCTGACCGAGGCGTACAAGGGCTCGCTGTCGATTTACGTGCCGTGGGTCGCCGTCGGCCTCGTCGTCTTCGGCGTCTACTGGTACCGCGGCCAACAGAAGGACCACGACGTCGAGGCCATCCTCGGGACGCTCCCCGGCGTGCCCTCCGACGAGTACAACCCATCGGTCCGCGGGGTGAGCGATGACTGA
- a CDS encoding M20 family metallopeptidase encodes MTDDATTRGDRSGDSDCDRDPDPDSGHDLDSAPGVAPDETIDLLQELVRIPSPYFEEAEISEFVYDWLDARGHDPEYHHVSEPDITEYEGDNVVARLAGSDPDAPTLLLNAHMDTVKLVEDWDEDPCSGRIEDGKLYGQGACDMKGGLAAVMTAFDALADCDLAGDVLLTAVVDEEGPYGLGTDRLIRDGVVDDCDAAIVTEPGPILAQEDIENPALLLGARGRYFYDIEVRGQAAHGSKPDTGVNAVVEAGRLAAALDDLDVGDHPKLGSGSTCPLKIEGGSQTLSVPERARLMVDRHVVVGETLEDARADAERAVEELGLESEVDVGFREAPDEGIRYGPYVTDEDHPLVSALTDSTRAVAGTDPAYGYFSSVGDFNYLGDRAGLPTVIVGPDGENIHAAGEFVFTDDVVEVADIVADAAVRFLG; translated from the coding sequence ATGACTGACGACGCGACGACGCGCGGTGACCGCTCGGGCGACTCCGACTGCGACCGCGACCCCGACCCTGACTCCGGCCACGACCTCGATTCCGCCCCCGGCGTCGCCCCCGACGAGACCATCGACCTCTTGCAGGAACTCGTGCGGATTCCGAGCCCCTACTTCGAGGAGGCCGAGATAAGCGAGTTCGTCTACGACTGGTTGGACGCCCGCGGGCACGACCCGGAGTACCACCACGTGAGCGAACCGGACATCACGGAGTACGAGGGCGACAACGTCGTCGCCCGACTGGCGGGCTCTGACCCGGACGCGCCGACGCTCCTGTTGAACGCCCACATGGACACCGTGAAACTGGTCGAAGACTGGGACGAAGACCCGTGTTCGGGTCGCATCGAGGACGGGAAACTGTACGGACAGGGCGCGTGCGACATGAAAGGCGGCCTCGCGGCCGTCATGACCGCCTTCGACGCCCTCGCCGACTGCGACCTCGCCGGCGACGTGCTCCTCACGGCCGTCGTAGACGAGGAGGGACCCTACGGACTCGGCACCGACCGGCTCATCCGCGACGGCGTCGTCGACGACTGCGACGCCGCTATCGTCACCGAACCCGGCCCGATTCTCGCACAGGAGGACATCGAGAACCCGGCACTCCTGCTCGGTGCGCGCGGCCGCTACTTCTACGATATCGAAGTGCGCGGGCAGGCCGCACACGGGTCGAAACCGGACACTGGCGTCAACGCGGTCGTCGAGGCCGGGAGGCTCGCGGCCGCACTCGACGACCTCGACGTGGGCGACCACCCGAAACTCGGTTCGGGGTCGACCTGCCCGCTGAAAATCGAGGGCGGGAGCCAGACGCTTTCTGTCCCCGAGCGCGCTCGCCTCATGGTGGACCGCCACGTCGTCGTCGGCGAGACGCTCGAAGACGCCCGCGCCGACGCCGAACGTGCCGTCGAGGAACTCGGCTTGGAGAGCGAGGTCGACGTCGGGTTCCGCGAAGCGCCCGACGAAGGCATCCGGTACGGCCCCTACGTGACCGACGAGGACCACCCGCTCGTTTCGGCCCTCACAGACTCCACCCGCGCCGTCGCCGGCACCGACCCCGCCTACGGCTACTTCTCCAGCGTCGGCGACTTCAACTACCTCGGCGACCGCGCCGGCCTCCCGACGGTCATCGTCGGCCCCGACGGCGAGAACATCCACGCCGCCGGCGAGTTCGTCTTCACCGACGACGTGGTCGAGGTGGCCGACATCGTCGCCGACGCCGCCGTCCGGTTCCTCGGCTGA
- a CDS encoding glycosyltransferase family 2 protein has translation MTTLSVVVPAYEEPANLQRCLSALDRQPAEVVVVAAGSDHTDEVARDHPACDIVVRDDGRGPGAARNLGVDAASGEIVLFTDADTVVPPAWVRTHRRHYDNPDVVGVGGPARPLEDSLRHRALFKLLSDYWYRVSWPVGFVQQPTFNCSYRRDAFEAHGGFDETLPFMEDTEFSLRLKDHGEVVYDPETEVATSARRERDEGYLSLFLMYARAYVSHYVRGRRVRARYFDSQ, from the coding sequence ATGACAACACTATCAGTTGTCGTCCCCGCGTACGAAGAGCCCGCGAACCTCCAGCGATGTCTCTCGGCGCTCGACCGTCAGCCCGCAGAGGTGGTCGTCGTCGCCGCCGGTTCGGACCACACCGACGAGGTGGCTCGCGACCACCCCGCCTGCGATATCGTCGTCCGAGACGACGGGCGCGGTCCCGGTGCCGCGCGCAACCTCGGCGTCGACGCAGCCTCCGGCGAGATCGTCCTCTTTACCGATGCCGACACGGTCGTTCCCCCCGCGTGGGTCCGCACGCACCGCCGACACTACGACAACCCGGACGTCGTCGGCGTCGGCGGCCCGGCGCGCCCGCTCGAGGACTCCCTCCGGCACCGCGCCCTGTTCAAACTCCTCTCGGACTACTGGTACCGTGTCTCGTGGCCCGTCGGGTTCGTCCAACAGCCGACGTTCAACTGCAGTTACCGCCGCGACGCGTTCGAGGCTCACGGCGGTTTCGACGAGACGCTCCCGTTCATGGAGGACACCGAATTCTCCTTGCGGCTGAAGGACCACGGCGAGGTCGTCTACGACCCGGAGACCGAGGTCGCGACCTCCGCCCGGCGCGAGCGCGACGAGGGATACCTGTCGCTGTTCCTGATGTACGCGCGGGCGTACGTCAGCCACTACGTCCGCGGTCGGCGCGTTCGTGCTCGCTACTTCGACTCACAGTAA
- the hpt gene encoding hypoxanthine/guanine phosphoribosyltransferase, protein MQRLEESLHEAPIIDKDGYSYLVHPISNGVPMLDPQLLREVVVGITRAADLDVDKIVAPEAMGIHIATALSLQTDIPLVVIRKREYGLDGEVALHQTTGYSESEMFINDIEDGDRVLVVDDLLSTGGTLAAICGALDDIGADISDIVVAIRKVGETALDDTDYEATSLIDISVDEHGVEIH, encoded by the coding sequence ATGCAGCGACTCGAGGAATCCCTACACGAAGCGCCCATCATCGACAAGGACGGCTACTCCTATCTCGTCCATCCCATCAGCAACGGCGTGCCGATGCTCGACCCGCAACTCCTGCGCGAGGTCGTCGTCGGCATCACCCGCGCCGCCGACCTCGACGTGGACAAAATCGTCGCCCCGGAGGCGATGGGCATCCACATCGCCACCGCGCTCTCCCTCCAGACGGACATCCCGCTCGTCGTCATCCGCAAGCGCGAGTACGGCCTCGACGGCGAGGTCGCGCTTCACCAGACGACCGGCTACTCCGAGTCGGAGATGTTCATCAACGACATCGAAGACGGCGACCGCGTGCTCGTCGTGGACGACCTGCTTTCGACCGGCGGGACGCTCGCGGCCATCTGTGGCGCGCTCGACGACATCGGCGCGGACATCTCGGATATCGTCGTCGCCATCCGGAAGGTCGGCGAGACGGCGCTCGACGACACCGACTACGAGGCGACGAGCCTCATCGACATCAGCGTCGACGAGCACGGCGTCGAGATTCACTGA